The genomic DNA GTTACTCAGGGTTGGTCAGATGGCCTTCACAGGAGTGTCTGAGAGGAAGATTGTGTTTACAGATGGAGATTTGATCAATTACAATCTGAAGCCTTCCCAGTTCCTGTCTGGTTTCCTGATGGAGCTTTTGCAGAGAGAGGATTCTGCCCGGTGTGTGGTGTACACATTCCCACACCTCACCATCCAAGAGTTTGTAGCTGCAGTTGCACAATTCCTGACCTCAGACCTCAAGGATACTGTGAAGATCCTCGCTGAAGCCTGCTGCATGACAGATGGGCGGTTTGAGGTATTTCTCCGTTTTGTTGCTGGTCTCTCCTCGGGGTCAGCCTGGCGCTGGAAGGAGTTTCTGGGTCCATTTCCTGTCGATACAGCCTGCCAGGTGATTGACTTTCTGAAGGGGGAGTTCAAACGTCGGAGTGGAAACACAGAGAACGAAGCCGATAAAAGGAGCCTCCTGAACACATTGCACTACCTGTTTGAGTCTCAGAATCGTGTGCTAGCTCAGGAAGCACTAGGGTCTGTGGAAAAACTTTCACTTAGTGGACTGCGACTGACCCCGATTGACTGCGCGGTCCTGTCTCATGTCATCGGACTCTGTGATACAATAAAGCACCTCGACCTGGATCACTGCTACATTCAGTGTGAAGGACTCCAACGGCTGGCACCCAGTCTCCACAGATGCCAAGAGTTGGGGTAATTCTAAATATTAAGATTTTCTAACAATGAAAATTAAAGATTTAATGTTAAACATATTTAGCCAAATAGCCAAATATTTAGCCCTGTGTCGTTGTTTCATCAGTTTACCGATGACTAAATTTCGAAGATTTTCATTGACTGATGATTAGCAAAGATTAACAGCATCTTTTTCCTTCTCTGGGAGAACGACAGTGACTATCACCATGTATTGCCCAGGGAGCAGCCACATCACCATTAAAATTAACAATGGTCAGGGCACAGCTCTGTTGTCAGTGGGTGATCTGAGCTTCCTGTAGGTGGTCAGATGTTAGCGTAACTCAATAATGACACAATCCTTTGGACTTTTCCATCGCCTACATCCCTTCACTCATTTGCAACCCTTCTGCCTTTCTGGGCCAGGCAGCCAATGATTCAGTCATAACAGCTCTATTGTTCTTTGACCTCTCATTGGTACATAGAAATTATAGTATCAATTATCCTGAGACTAGAGTCATAATTGGACCAATTCTGTGGCCAGCCTCACATCACACATTATCTGTTTTATTGGTAGCGGGTATGATCTGTCCCTGTCTTCGTCTCTGCTTGGGACGGAATCTCCAAATATTCCTTAAGAATGGTTGGGTTTGAAATGAAAACTGCCCGCTATAAACGAAGGGCGATGGTACTTTGAAAATATGCATCTCTGGAAATTCTGCCTGTCCGGAAACGTTCCTGGAAGAATTTCCCGGCTGCTAATCTAAGATAAGATGTGAATTCTGCACACGACAGATCAAGTTCCTGTTTAATTTTATGGAATGTGGCCCTTCCTTTGTTAAATCTGGGATTTAATTTGCATTATAAATTATGCATGTTTGACAAATATGAGCTAAATTATAACAAGAAAataattcaggaagcaaaatcagaCAGAGAAATTTAGAAAGAACAACTGAAGGTAGACTTTGAAAACAAATGGCATTGAACAAATTGGGATTTATTCTTCATCTGAGAATAATGTAGCTGAAACCTTCAatactttgaaatatttatttgaaGTATCGGAATGACAAAATGTGTTAAGTGATAAGTGATTGAACTTGAGTCTCACAGGTCTCTCTTTTTATTCAGATTGGCAAACAATGATTTGGGTGAGGGTGATTCAGCAGTCAACCTAATCTCTGCAGCTCTGAGGGATCGGGACTGTAAAATAGAAAAACTGCGGTAAGCACCATTCTATGAGATGTCTGATatataaaaacacagaatatgtaCAGACACAATTATGAACAATTCACATAACTACTGGTGCAATCTGATTATCTGTATTGAGGTGTTTCTTCTGAGTTCCGAGTCTTCCTTTTTTCCTTTTGATTATGGGACACCAGATTGGGCAATAACCGTATCACAGCCTCTCAGACTGCAATCCTCGCCTCTGCTCTTGTTAAAAACCGCTCACTGACGGAGCTCGATATGAAGGATAATAGACTGGGAGATACAGGTGTAAAAGAGCTGTTAGGAGTTCTGAATAACTCGGAATGTAAAATACAGAAATTGGGGTAAGTACTGGAGAGTGACAGATACTGTTTGTAATCTCTGTTGTATGGCATTAGTGGTATTATCAGGAACAGGGACAGATTCAATAGTGTGCTGATCTTCTCCCTGACGCTCtccctgtctcattctcactcacTTTTCCCCTCACACTAATTCTTCTGGCCATAAGGCTGAAGAACAACAGTTTCACAGCTCTTTGCGCCAGGAATCTTGCCTGCATTCTCAGAACAAACCACTCACTGATCAAACTGGAACTGGATAACAATAAACTGGAGGATTCAGGAATGAAACTGCTGTCTGAGGCTCTGAGGAACCCGCACTGTAAAATACAGGAATTGCGGTAAGTACTAGACTGAGAAATTGTGTTCACAACTTTAAGCCTAATGTTGTAGAATTTTGGTTACGATTTGACCTCAGCTGGAATAATAATGACAAATTTGCACCGGGTTACGTTTGCTTCTTTTGAACTGCAGGTTATGTAGAATCGGTCTCACAGCTTCTGGTGCAGAGTATCTCGCCTCTGCTCTCGCTACTAGCCCGTCACTGGTGGATCTTGCCCTGGACTATAATAATCTGGGTGATTCAGGAGTGAAGCTGATATTTGGACCTTTGAATAGCCCAGattgtaaaatacagaaactacGGTAAGAGTCAGACTATGGAGAGGTCATATTTTACAATTGCTATGTGTCTGTAATTTAATTACATTCGAGAGAGTGGATCAATATTAATATCAATAATATGAAGTCTGTACTAAGAGGAGTATTATCAACATAGAGTGAATTGGAAGTGAAAACAAATCCTCATTTTTCCAGACTGAAATGTATTCATTTCCatcttcatctctgtccctcaGATTATGGGATGTCGCTCTCACAGATTCGTTCAGTGAGGATCTTGCTATGGCTCTCAAAACAAACTGCTCCCTGAAGCTTCTGTCACTGGGTGATAACAAAATCGGAGACTCAGGGGTGAAACGTTTGTCTGGGATGCTGGTGGAGCTCCAATGTAAACTACTGGAACTAGAGTAAGGATCAGTGTGACAAGTTATGTTCTGAACTGACTGTGAACATCTTTCTCAATGCGGTAAAAATGGCCCCAGGACGGCTGGTCTTCATTATTTGGGACATTCATTATAATGACCCAAGTAATGAAAACATTTCTAACTTCATCAAATATTGTTCAGATCCCAGCTGCAGTCTGGCCATCCTGTGAAAGGAAGAACGTGATGGCGCTAGAGATAGCGCAGTAAAAGTTGATAGGATGTTGGTCCTCATTCAATGACTCCATCGAAAACGGCAACTATGCCTCCATAGATTCCGCATTGCCACCTCAGTCCTCCAGTGATTCACAGTTTTCTACATATTACAGAATCTACTGTCAAGTTGCCCTTGCTGGGGTGTTGCCTGGAATGGGACATTACTGTTATGAGAGCCTGGGGGAGGATCAGTCAGTTTTCCCTGGGACGGAGGTGGATCAGAGTGGTTAATGAAGTGTTCAAAAGTAAGACCTAGATGAAGATTGCAGAATAATTCTACCTACATGAGACATTGGAGTTTTATGGAAATAGCTGGAGATGTGAGGTTGGTGGTGTGTGCCAACATTTTGAAACAGAATGGTGCTTACCAGTAATACACTGCAGGAGAGAGTTTTAGAAGCAGAGTCTTGACAAAGTGAGAAAACACGGAGTCATGGACAGAGTGGCCTGTTGCAATGTTTATGGTGCCATGACCCAATACTCACTAACTCTATCATCCATGTTAGTTTCAGTGCgagtatgtatatatacacatacatacatacatatacatacatacatacacacacacacacacatatatatatgtgtgtgtatataaacgcAAATGCAATTAATCTGACTCTTGTTCTTTATCTCTCGGATCCCCAGTCTGTACAATAATGGGCTGACCGATTCCAGCACGCAGTCCCTCTGCCTCGTTCTCAACAGACTGAGTTCACTGAAAATTTTGGACCTGGGAGGAAACTCCTTCACAGACGAATCCACTCACTCGTTCCGCCGGCTGATACTGCGATGCAAGAGTTTGAAACAAATCACGTGAGTATCTATATTAATGTATAGTGTCATAAAATTTCACTGGGCTTTCCTGGCGCTATTTGATGTTGAAATAGCAAGATCATCCCCCTGTTATTGACACTGTATAACACCTTTTGTATTTTTACATCTGTTTCAGGCTTACGGGGAATCGATTCACTGCAGATGGGCAGAATCATCTGTTGTCATTACGGGGAACCAGACGCGGTCTTAATGTGAAAGTGTGAGTCATTCAGATGCAGAATATTATCTCCTCCTGGATGGGAATAGTATTCGTGGATTTCACAGTCACACCTCGGATTTAAACCCTGAACACCTAAAGCTCCAGATGAGCGTGAGCCTCACCCATCATCGGGCCCAGGTGCTGTTTCACGTATCATAGCTGACTGGTCGCTTGCCAGATCTGTCAGTGTCTGATAACTGAACTTTGTGGAAATGCCCAGACAGAAATGGTCAAATGTCTCCTCCAACTGCACTGCCAAGTGATAGCGGAAATCCAAATCATTCATACTCGGTTTGACTTCGTCCGGGCGAGCAGCTGTGCATTCAGACTGCAAATGTTATTCGTCAAGTATTACCCTGTTTCGTTGTGTTTTGCATTTATTGGGAAGAAAGCACAACATTGCCTctaattctgtgctgtagtgttctatggttcctCAGGAGTATGCGGAGGTTCAGCATATCATCGAACACTTTGGCAAACGTCAATAGAGGCATGGtgaaaagtgtgctgactggctgaatTCCAGCCTGATACGGGAACTGAAATGCCTTTCATTTTCAGTGGGAAATCCCGACTGGATTTAGCCTAGTACGTCATGGgtgaaaccctcccaaccattgagcagatctacatgaaatgttgccatagaaaagcagcatccatcatcaaagaaactcaccatccaagccatgcttttcccttcctgctgccatcaggtataaAGTACAAGAACCtttggactcacaccaccagcttcaagaacagttactactcctcagtcatcaggctcttgagcaaaaggggTAGCGACACTCATTTACGGTCTGTTACATTGTTTCCTCaagctcgttatttatt from Mobula hypostoma unplaced genomic scaffold, sMobHyp1.1 scaffold_198, whole genome shotgun sequence includes the following:
- the LOC134341804 gene encoding NACHT, LRR and PYD domains-containing protein 3-like isoform X1, which translates into the protein MGGRFLPSFRIHFSVTSVRSLGKVFVRRERLPAHRAPGIGTLMSVMGDVAETRDDLEISTRKDKGPMMTNSEHISHWNDEQLFQLSKFYRERLKQAIEERVEELTKMLRLEGHISKEEHEKVTELVGKRNRPEGSKVFFTLVMGKGSRARRVMWEAFVKMRNELLKLDRILKEIQELGADIPEYMNISEGLTELPPQLKDVHEKHKKTLWEETEKLRVNTILLSEKVKVFKLVDRYAELTVISSVRERRFVEHELLARGRDHEEWRMKHLRGELEKIRADQLLQSSFSHNITYWQQIKRFLGFDSVNPTSVNSVKPGNSAAVAGVPGIGKTTMMQKIVYDWATGKIYQHYHFVFSFKFRDLNTINREISLTELILQQYPYFENSLEEVWKNPEGLLFIFDGLDELKDGIDFTESQRDTEPQQCCADPEFRCLVSDIVYNLIQHKLLPGCSVLVTTRPTALHSLEKAEISVWAEILGFVGEERKEYFNRHFEDQTVAAAVFKHVKENEILYTMSYNPSYCWILTLALGPFFSKGDKDPQQVPKTITQLYSYYIYYILKNHGREIENPRDVLLRVGQMAFTGVSERKIVFTDGDLINYNLKPSQFLSGFLMELLQREDSARCVVYTFPHLTIQEFVAAVAQFLTSDLKDTVKILAEACCMTDGRFEVFLRFVAGLSSGSAWRWKEFLGPFPVDTACQVIDFLKGEFKRRSGNTENEADKRSLLNTLHYLFESQNRVLAQEALGSVEKLSLSGLRLTPIDCAVLSHVIGLCDTIKHLDLDHCYIQCEGLQRLAPSLHRCQELGLANNDLGEGDSAVNLISAALRDRDCKIEKLRLGNNRITASQTAILASALVKNRSLTELDMKDNRLGDTGVKELLGVLNNSECKIQKLGLKNNSFTALCARNLACILRTNHSLIKLELDNNKLEDSGMKLLSEALRNPHCKIQELRLCRIGLTASGAEYLASALATSPSLVDLALDYNNLGDSGVKLIFGPLNSPDCKIQKLRLWDVALTDSFSEDLAMALKTNCSLKLLSLGDNKIGDSGVKRLSGMLVELQCKLLELDLYNNGLTDSSTQSLCLVLNRLSSLKILDLGGNSFTDESTHSFRRLILRCKSLKQITLTGNRFTADGQNHLLSLRGTRRGLNVKV
- the LOC134341804 gene encoding NACHT, LRR and PYD domains-containing protein 3-like isoform X2 — protein: MSVMGDVAETRDDLEISTRKDKGPMMTNSEHISHWNDEQLFQLSKFYRERLKQAIEERVEELTKMLRLEGHISKEEHEKVTELVGKRNRPEGSKVFFTLVMGKGSRARRVMWEAFVKMRNELLKLDRILKEIQELGADIPEYMNISEGLTELPPQLKDVHEKHKKTLWEETEKLRVNTILLSEKVKVFKLVDRYAELTVISSVRERRFVEHELLARGRDHEEWRMKHLRGELEKIRADQLLQSSFSHNITYWQQIKRFLGFDSVNPTSVNSVKPGNSAAVAGVPGIGKTTMMQKIVYDWATGKIYQHYHFVFSFKFRDLNTINREISLTELILQQYPYFENSLEEVWKNPEGLLFIFDGLDELKDGIDFTESQRDTEPQQCCADPEFRCLVSDIVYNLIQHKLLPGCSVLVTTRPTALHSLEKAEISVWAEILGFVGEERKEYFNRHFEDQTVAAAVFKHVKENEILYTMSYNPSYCWILTLALGPFFSKGDKDPQQVPKTITQLYSYYIYYILKNHGREIENPRDVLLRVGQMAFTGVSERKIVFTDGDLINYNLKPSQFLSGFLMELLQREDSARCVVYTFPHLTIQEFVAAVAQFLTSDLKDTVKILAEACCMTDGRFEVFLRFVAGLSSGSAWRWKEFLGPFPVDTACQVIDFLKGEFKRRSGNTENEADKRSLLNTLHYLFESQNRVLAQEALGSVEKLSLSGLRLTPIDCAVLSHVIGLCDTIKHLDLDHCYIQCEGLQRLAPSLHRCQELGLANNDLGEGDSAVNLISAALRDRDCKIEKLRLGNNRITASQTAILASALVKNRSLTELDMKDNRLGDTGVKELLGVLNNSECKIQKLGLKNNSFTALCARNLACILRTNHSLIKLELDNNKLEDSGMKLLSEALRNPHCKIQELRLCRIGLTASGAEYLASALATSPSLVDLALDYNNLGDSGVKLIFGPLNSPDCKIQKLRLWDVALTDSFSEDLAMALKTNCSLKLLSLGDNKIGDSGVKRLSGMLVELQCKLLELDLYNNGLTDSSTQSLCLVLNRLSSLKILDLGGNSFTDESTHSFRRLILRCKSLKQITLTGNRFTADGQNHLLSLRGTRRGLNVKV
- the LOC134341804 gene encoding NACHT, LRR and PYD domains-containing protein 3-like isoform X4, producing MNISEGLTELPPQLKDVHEKHKKTLWEETEKLRVNTILLSEKVKVFKLVDRYAELTVISSVRERRFVEHELLARGRDHEEWRMKHLRGELEKIRADQLLQSSFSHNITYWQQIKRFLGFDSVNPTSVNSVKPGNSAAVAGVPGIGKTTMMQKIVYDWATGKIYQHYHFVFSFKFRDLNTINREISLTELILQQYPYFENSLEEVWKNPEGLLFIFDGLDELKDGIDFTESQRDTEPQQCCADPEFRCLVSDIVYNLIQHKLLPGCSVLVTTRPTALHSLEKAEISVWAEILGFVGEERKEYFNRHFEDQTVAAAVFKHVKENEILYTMSYNPSYCWILTLALGPFFSKGDKDPQQVPKTITQLYSYYIYYILKNHGREIENPRDVLLRVGQMAFTGVSERKIVFTDGDLINYNLKPSQFLSGFLMELLQREDSARCVVYTFPHLTIQEFVAAVAQFLTSDLKDTVKILAEACCMTDGRFEVFLRFVAGLSSGSAWRWKEFLGPFPVDTACQVIDFLKGEFKRRSGNTENEADKRSLLNTLHYLFESQNRVLAQEALGSVEKLSLSGLRLTPIDCAVLSHVIGLCDTIKHLDLDHCYIQCEGLQRLAPSLHRCQELGLANNDLGEGDSAVNLISAALRDRDCKIEKLRLGNNRITASQTAILASALVKNRSLTELDMKDNRLGDTGVKELLGVLNNSECKIQKLGLKNNSFTALCARNLACILRTNHSLIKLELDNNKLEDSGMKLLSEALRNPHCKIQELRLCRIGLTASGAEYLASALATSPSLVDLALDYNNLGDSGVKLIFGPLNSPDCKIQKLRLWDVALTDSFSEDLAMALKTNCSLKLLSLGDNKIGDSGVKRLSGMLVELQCKLLELDLYNNGLTDSSTQSLCLVLNRLSSLKILDLGGNSFTDESTHSFRRLILRCKSLKQITLTGNRFTADGQNHLLSLRGTRRGLNVKV
- the LOC134341804 gene encoding NACHT, LRR and PYD domains-containing protein 3-like isoform X3, encoding MGKGSRARRVMWEAFVKMRNELLKLDRILKEIQELGADIPEYMNISEGLTELPPQLKDVHEKHKKTLWEETEKLRVNTILLSEKVKVFKLVDRYAELTVISSVRERRFVEHELLARGRDHEEWRMKHLRGELEKIRADQLLQSSFSHNITYWQQIKRFLGFDSVNPTSVNSVKPGNSAAVAGVPGIGKTTMMQKIVYDWATGKIYQHYHFVFSFKFRDLNTINREISLTELILQQYPYFENSLEEVWKNPEGLLFIFDGLDELKDGIDFTESQRDTEPQQCCADPEFRCLVSDIVYNLIQHKLLPGCSVLVTTRPTALHSLEKAEISVWAEILGFVGEERKEYFNRHFEDQTVAAAVFKHVKENEILYTMSYNPSYCWILTLALGPFFSKGDKDPQQVPKTITQLYSYYIYYILKNHGREIENPRDVLLRVGQMAFTGVSERKIVFTDGDLINYNLKPSQFLSGFLMELLQREDSARCVVYTFPHLTIQEFVAAVAQFLTSDLKDTVKILAEACCMTDGRFEVFLRFVAGLSSGSAWRWKEFLGPFPVDTACQVIDFLKGEFKRRSGNTENEADKRSLLNTLHYLFESQNRVLAQEALGSVEKLSLSGLRLTPIDCAVLSHVIGLCDTIKHLDLDHCYIQCEGLQRLAPSLHRCQELGLANNDLGEGDSAVNLISAALRDRDCKIEKLRLGNNRITASQTAILASALVKNRSLTELDMKDNRLGDTGVKELLGVLNNSECKIQKLGLKNNSFTALCARNLACILRTNHSLIKLELDNNKLEDSGMKLLSEALRNPHCKIQELRLCRIGLTASGAEYLASALATSPSLVDLALDYNNLGDSGVKLIFGPLNSPDCKIQKLRLWDVALTDSFSEDLAMALKTNCSLKLLSLGDNKIGDSGVKRLSGMLVELQCKLLELDLYNNGLTDSSTQSLCLVLNRLSSLKILDLGGNSFTDESTHSFRRLILRCKSLKQITLTGNRFTADGQNHLLSLRGTRRGLNVKV